From Streptomyces sp. Edi4, one genomic window encodes:
- a CDS encoding DUF6716 putative glycosyltransferase, whose amino-acid sequence MPSRTPSRLRIAVLADSDTRWKWGALTARRLAGQMPGSEADASRPAACDLDGFLLRGRATPTSRQLAEVGADTGAPVELTMAHFLDRAAKSATGCAEEPAYDVIVLALVGGAAQAALHGLAARWRGRARRPVVVTGYVGVVYEKLADGLLLRHGADIVLANSRHDAERFRAVYEGVGADAGAVTEAALPFLGGAPHRAEPGRDTVVFAAQPSVPESRADRQYLLRRLVAHARRHPGREVVLKLRSQPGEHTTHIEEHPFQKLARGVDLPPNFRLAYGNMGEVLDRTDLLVTVSSTAALESLHRSVPTAVLTDLGVRENLGNHHFVGSGCLTSWDRLDAGHRPAPDAGWLAAHGVAPGEAHQRAFDGVRERLDGLLTRRSLPPIAPYYTPATAPGYLPGVLARHHLAPDGTPLPGAAPAREPNGLRRVFRDAVRDAARGAYRHGVQRIAPVIRRMGEL is encoded by the coding sequence GTGCCATCACGTACACCTTCACGGCTGCGGATCGCGGTCCTCGCGGATTCGGACACCCGGTGGAAATGGGGCGCGCTCACCGCGCGCCGCCTCGCCGGACAGATGCCCGGATCCGAGGCCGACGCGTCCCGGCCCGCCGCCTGTGACCTCGACGGCTTCCTGCTGCGCGGCCGCGCCACCCCCACCTCACGCCAGCTCGCCGAGGTCGGCGCGGACACGGGCGCGCCGGTCGAGCTGACGATGGCTCACTTCCTGGACAGGGCCGCCAAGTCGGCCACAGGGTGCGCCGAGGAGCCCGCGTACGACGTGATCGTGCTCGCGCTCGTCGGCGGCGCGGCCCAGGCGGCGCTGCACGGACTCGCCGCCCGGTGGCGGGGACGCGCGCGCCGGCCCGTGGTCGTCACCGGCTATGTCGGCGTCGTCTACGAGAAGCTGGCCGACGGCCTGCTCCTGCGGCACGGCGCGGACATCGTACTCGCCAACTCCCGCCACGACGCGGAGCGTTTCCGCGCCGTGTACGAGGGAGTGGGCGCCGACGCCGGCGCGGTCACCGAGGCCGCGCTGCCCTTCCTCGGCGGCGCCCCCCACCGCGCCGAACCAGGACGCGACACCGTCGTCTTCGCCGCCCAGCCCTCCGTGCCGGAGTCCCGCGCCGACCGCCAGTACCTGCTGCGGCGCCTGGTCGCGCACGCCCGGCGCCACCCCGGGCGCGAGGTCGTGCTCAAGCTCCGCTCACAGCCCGGCGAGCACACCACCCACATCGAGGAGCACCCCTTCCAAAAGCTCGCCCGCGGTGTCGACCTGCCGCCCAACTTCCGCCTGGCGTACGGAAACATGGGCGAGGTCCTCGACCGCACCGACCTCCTGGTGACCGTCTCCTCGACCGCCGCCCTCGAGTCCCTGCACCGCTCGGTCCCCACCGCCGTCCTGACCGACCTCGGCGTACGCGAAAACCTCGGCAACCACCACTTCGTCGGCTCCGGCTGCCTCACCTCCTGGGACCGGCTCGACGCCGGGCACCGGCCCGCGCCCGACGCCGGCTGGCTCGCCGCCCACGGCGTCGCGCCGGGCGAGGCCCACCAGCGCGCCTTCGACGGCGTACGAGAGCGCCTGGACGGCCTGCTCACGCGCCGGAGCCTGCCACCCATCGCGCCGTACTACACCCCGGCCACCGCGCCCGGCTATCTGCCCGGTGTCCTCGCCCGCCACCACCTCGCGCCCGACGGCACCCCGCTGCCCGGCGCGGCCCCCGCGCGCGAGCCGAACGGGCTGCGCCGGGTGTTCAGGGACGCCGTGCGCGACGCGGCGCGCGGCGCCTACCGCCACGGCGTACAGCGGATCGCGCCCGTGATCCGCCGGATGGGAGAACTGTGA
- a CDS encoding N-acetylneuraminate synthase family protein has translation MSNRLRTLGSRTAGPGRPVYITGEIGINHNGDLDNAIALIDAAADAGCDAVKFQKRTPEICTPRDQWDIERDTPWGRMTYIDYRHRVEFGEDEYRAIDAHCEERGIDWFASPWDTEAVAFLEKFDVPAHKVASASLTDDELLRALRATGRTVILSTGMSTPQQIRHAVEVLGSANILLCHATSTYPAKAEELNLRVINSLMAEYPNVPIGYSGHETGLQTTLAAVALGATFVERHITLDRAMWGSDQAASVEPGGLARLVRDIRTIEAALGDGVKKVYDSELAPMKKLRRVAGVVAQTEADQDAERAGSATEDRAPAAV, from the coding sequence ATGAGCAACCGTCTGCGCACCCTCGGCAGCCGCACCGCAGGTCCGGGCCGGCCCGTGTACATCACCGGCGAGATCGGCATCAACCACAACGGTGACCTGGACAACGCGATCGCCCTGATCGACGCGGCCGCCGACGCCGGCTGCGACGCGGTCAAGTTCCAAAAGCGCACCCCGGAGATCTGCACCCCGCGCGACCAGTGGGACATCGAGCGCGACACCCCGTGGGGCCGGATGACGTACATCGACTACCGCCACCGGGTGGAGTTCGGCGAGGACGAGTACCGCGCCATCGACGCGCACTGCGAGGAGCGCGGCATCGACTGGTTCGCCTCCCCGTGGGACACCGAGGCCGTCGCCTTCCTGGAGAAGTTCGACGTGCCGGCCCACAAGGTGGCCTCCGCCTCGCTCACCGACGACGAGCTCCTGCGTGCCCTGCGGGCCACCGGACGCACCGTCATCCTCTCCACCGGCATGTCCACGCCGCAGCAGATCCGGCATGCGGTGGAAGTGCTCGGCAGCGCCAACATCCTGCTGTGCCACGCCACTTCGACCTACCCCGCCAAGGCCGAAGAGCTCAACCTGCGGGTGATCAACAGCCTGATGGCCGAGTACCCCAACGTGCCGATCGGCTACAGCGGCCACGAGACCGGCCTCCAGACCACGCTCGCCGCCGTCGCCCTCGGCGCCACCTTCGTAGAGCGCCACATCACCCTGGACCGCGCGATGTGGGGCTCCGACCAGGCCGCCTCCGTCGAGCCCGGCGGCCTGGCCCGCCTGGTCCGCGACATCCGCACCATCGAGGCGGCGCTCGGCGACGGCGTCAAGAAGGTCTACGACTCCGAGCTCGCCCCGATGAAGAAGCTGCGCCGCGTCGCCGGTGTCGTCGCCCAGACCGAAGCGGACCAGGACGCCGAGCGGGCCGGCAGCGCCACCGAGGACCGCGCTCCGGCCGCGGTCTGA
- a CDS encoding alpha-2,8-polysialyltransferase family protein has translation MPTTPAVRTTQIFAASTLYGVATLAAALDSGCFPAADRRLLLISNNAPVPETSAPLDTMPGFEPLRERFDGVLSWNATIAPFHPGGWSPRADDVPLWERQLRALWGLGEDRIELAVESIQVNPAQAVAQLFPDAPLTVYADGLMTYGPTRNKLDPLIGGRVRRVLHLDLVPGLAPLLLGEFKVPCEPVPTAAFLKVASELGATEGELGAVAGGEPVALLLGQYLSALSILTPEQEEELHLRMLRGAAARGHRHIVFKPHPSAPLAGTRELVLEADALGVQLTVVDRPLLAEVLYERLSPALVVGCFSTGLLTASAFYGIPTARVGTELLLDRLAPYQNSNRVPVTIVDALVPPLEKEPAPSVDLPELLSAVGYAMQPEIRPDLRGAAERYLAGSLDAYTWRYFKRRRLTALALPGAIPGRLAFVPRNATVRRLARRARALTRTRTVTRARTLARRRA, from the coding sequence ATGCCCACGACCCCGGCCGTACGCACCACGCAGATCTTCGCCGCGTCCACCCTGTACGGGGTGGCCACGCTGGCCGCCGCGCTCGACAGCGGCTGTTTTCCGGCGGCCGACCGCCGGCTCCTGCTGATCAGCAACAACGCGCCCGTGCCCGAGACGTCGGCGCCGCTGGACACCATGCCGGGCTTCGAGCCGCTGCGGGAGCGCTTCGACGGTGTGCTCTCCTGGAACGCCACCATCGCGCCCTTCCACCCCGGCGGCTGGTCCCCGAGGGCCGACGATGTCCCGCTGTGGGAGCGGCAGTTGAGAGCCCTGTGGGGGCTTGGCGAGGACCGGATCGAGCTCGCCGTCGAATCCATCCAGGTGAACCCGGCCCAGGCCGTGGCCCAGCTCTTCCCCGACGCGCCCCTGACCGTCTACGCGGACGGCCTGATGACGTACGGCCCCACCCGCAACAAGCTCGACCCGCTGATCGGCGGGCGGGTGCGCCGGGTGCTCCACCTCGACCTGGTGCCGGGCCTGGCTCCGCTGCTGCTCGGCGAGTTCAAGGTGCCGTGCGAGCCGGTGCCGACGGCCGCGTTTTTGAAGGTGGCGAGCGAACTGGGCGCCACCGAGGGCGAGTTGGGGGCGGTTGCCGGGGGCGAGCCGGTGGCGCTCCTGCTCGGCCAGTACCTGTCCGCGCTGTCCATCCTCACCCCGGAGCAGGAGGAGGAGCTGCACCTGCGGATGCTGCGGGGCGCGGCGGCGCGCGGGCACCGTCACATCGTGTTCAAGCCGCACCCCTCGGCGCCGCTCGCCGGAACGCGGGAACTCGTGCTTGAGGCGGACGCGCTTGGCGTCCAACTGACCGTCGTTGACCGCCCGTTGCTCGCCGAGGTGCTGTACGAGCGGCTGTCCCCCGCGCTCGTGGTGGGCTGCTTCTCCACCGGTCTGCTCACCGCGTCGGCTTTCTACGGCATCCCCACCGCCCGGGTCGGCACCGAACTCCTTCTCGACCGGCTCGCGCCCTACCAGAACAGCAACCGGGTGCCGGTGACCATCGTGGACGCGCTGGTCCCGCCCCTGGAGAAGGAGCCGGCGCCCTCCGTCGACCTGCCGGAACTCCTGAGCGCGGTCGGCTACGCGATGCAGCCCGAGATCCGCCCGGATCTGCGGGGCGCGGCCGAGCGCTACCTCGCGGGGTCGCTCGACGCGTACACGTGGCGCTACTTCAAGCGGCGCCGCCTGACCGCGCTCGCCCTTCCGGGCGCGATACCCGGGCGGCTCGCTTTCGTGCCGCGCAACGCGACGGTCCGCAGACTCGCCCGCCGAGCCCGCGCCCTGACCCGCACCCGCACCGTGACCCGAGCGCGCACCCTGGCCCGCCGCCGCGCCTGA
- a CDS encoding acylneuraminate cytidylyltransferase, translating into MSPATATPATRVLAVIPARGGSKGVPGKNLAPVAGVPLVVRAVLACRAARHVTDVAVSTDDPAIAAAARAAGADVVVRPAAIAGDTASSEAAVLHALDAYPSTAVVLLVQCTSPFLAREDVEGVAAAVVEDGADSAVTVAPFHGFLWREDELGGGQGMGHDKAFRPRRQDRPQDFLETGAAYAMDAAGFRKHQHRFFGRTALVRTDPARVLEIDEPHDLARARALAPLIDPATTPVLDDVDAVVLDFDGTQTDDRVLIDSEGRELVAVHRGDGLGVAALRRAGLKLLILSTEQNPVVAARARKLKIPVLHGIDRKDLALKQWCEEQGVDPQRVLYAGNDVNDLPCFALAGWPVAVADAHDSVRAAARAVTRTPGGAGAVREIAAWLLGPELDRTPSPAISSTP; encoded by the coding sequence ATGAGTCCAGCGACGGCCACCCCGGCCACCAGGGTCCTCGCGGTGATCCCCGCGCGCGGCGGCTCCAAGGGGGTGCCCGGCAAGAACCTGGCCCCCGTCGCCGGTGTCCCGCTCGTCGTACGGGCCGTGCTGGCCTGCCGCGCCGCGCGCCACGTCACCGACGTCGCCGTCTCCACCGACGACCCGGCGATCGCCGCCGCGGCCCGCGCCGCCGGCGCCGACGTGGTCGTCCGGCCCGCCGCCATCGCGGGCGACACCGCCAGCAGCGAGGCCGCCGTCCTGCACGCCCTCGACGCCTACCCCTCCACCGCCGTCGTGCTGCTCGTGCAGTGCACCAGCCCCTTCCTGGCCCGCGAGGACGTCGAGGGCGTGGCGGCCGCGGTCGTCGAGGACGGCGCCGACAGCGCGGTGACCGTCGCCCCCTTCCACGGCTTCCTGTGGCGCGAGGACGAACTCGGCGGCGGCCAGGGCATGGGCCACGACAAGGCGTTCCGGCCGCGCCGCCAGGACCGCCCCCAGGACTTCCTGGAGACCGGCGCCGCCTACGCCATGGACGCCGCGGGTTTCCGCAAGCACCAGCACCGCTTCTTCGGCCGCACCGCGCTCGTGCGCACCGACCCCGCGCGGGTCCTGGAGATCGACGAGCCGCACGACTTGGCGCGGGCCCGCGCGCTCGCCCCCCTCATCGACCCCGCGACCACCCCCGTACTCGACGACGTCGACGCGGTCGTCCTCGACTTCGACGGCACCCAGACCGACGACAGGGTGCTCATCGACTCCGAGGGACGCGAACTGGTCGCCGTGCACCGGGGCGACGGGCTCGGCGTCGCCGCCCTGCGCCGGGCCGGCCTGAAGCTGCTCATCCTGTCCACCGAGCAGAACCCCGTGGTCGCCGCTCGCGCCCGCAAGCTGAAGATCCCCGTCCTGCACGGCATCGACCGCAAGGACCTCGCCCTCAAGCAGTGGTGCGAGGAGCAGGGCGTCGATCCACAGCGCGTGCTCTACGCCGGCAACGACGTCAACGACCTGCCCTGCTTCGCGCTCGCCGGCTGGCCCGTGGCCGTCGCCGACGCCCACGACTCGGTGCGCGCCGCCGCGCGCGCCGTCACCCGCACCCCCGGTGGCGCGGGAGCCGTCCGCGAGATCGCCGCCTGGCTCCTGGGACCCGAGCTCGACCGCACCCCCTCACCTGCCATCTCATCCACCCCGTGA
- a CDS encoding glycosyltransferase family 2 protein, which produces MVKLSVIVPFYNVRAYAPDTLRSLRANTRDDFEFVLVDDCSSDGTIELLERAERELPGAVLLRHERNGGLATARNTGLNAARGTYLAYLDGDDWVAPGHFAQLLSSIEELGCDFIRADHVQVTGQERTVHRVPHGRRGEVMSPREAILPATRSTSVDYAFAWAGMYHRRLVDQGLLHFTDGLRTAEDRPWIWRLHREARTFAVTGALGVFYRRGVASSLTQIGDVRQLDFIRAFDQVIEETAKDRNAADLLPKAVRTYCAIISHHMSGIERFEPAVARKLRALSADALRRLPQDHLRDALDSMDSRRAARLRRLRRRPATVSAGAAA; this is translated from the coding sequence GTGGTCAAGCTCTCCGTCATCGTGCCGTTCTACAACGTGCGCGCCTACGCACCCGACACCCTGCGAAGTCTGCGCGCGAACACCCGCGACGACTTCGAGTTCGTGCTCGTCGACGACTGTTCGTCGGACGGCACGATCGAGCTGCTCGAACGCGCCGAGCGCGAGCTGCCAGGGGCGGTGCTGCTCAGACACGAACGCAACGGCGGTCTGGCCACGGCGCGCAACACGGGTCTGAACGCGGCGCGCGGCACCTATCTGGCCTACCTGGACGGCGACGACTGGGTGGCGCCGGGCCACTTCGCTCAACTCCTCTCCTCCATCGAGGAGTTGGGCTGCGACTTCATACGCGCCGACCATGTCCAGGTGACGGGGCAGGAGCGTACGGTGCACCGGGTGCCGCACGGGCGGCGCGGCGAGGTGATGTCGCCGCGCGAGGCGATCCTGCCCGCCACCCGCTCCACCTCGGTGGACTACGCCTTCGCGTGGGCCGGGATGTACCACCGCAGGCTCGTCGACCAGGGCCTGCTGCACTTCACCGACGGCCTGCGCACCGCGGAGGACCGGCCGTGGATCTGGCGGCTGCACCGCGAGGCGCGGACGTTCGCCGTCACGGGCGCGCTCGGCGTCTTCTACCGGCGCGGCGTGGCTTCCTCGCTCACGCAGATCGGCGATGTCCGGCAACTCGATTTCATTCGCGCATTCGACCAGGTAATAGAAGAGACGGCAAAGGACCGAAATGCGGCCGATCTGCTCCCGAAAGCGGTACGGACGTACTGCGCGATCATTTCCCACCATATGAGCGGCATCGAAAGGTTCGAACCCGCCGTGGCCAGAAAGCTGCGGGCCCTGAGCGCGGACGCCCTGAGAAGGCTGCCGCAGGACCATCTCAGGGACGCGCTGGACTCCATGGACTCCCGCCGCGCCGCCCGGCTGCGCAGGCTGCGCCGCCGGCCGGCCACCGTCTCGGCGGGGGCGGCCGCCTGA
- a CDS encoding amidohydrolase — MSRESEADLPGEAPLPGELSEALCAELIAFRRDLHMHPELGNQEFRTTAAIRARLEAAGLEPRVLPGGTGLICDIGTATGPKGGGASKGGAPRPMLALRADIDALPIPDAKAGVSYRSTVPDRAHACGHDVHTTTVLGAGLVLAALHREGRLPAPVRLLFQPAEEVLPGGAADAIVAGVLDGVGRIIAVHCDPRVDAGRIGLRTGAITSACDRLEVALDGPGGHTARPHLTTDLVTAVARVAADVPALLARRVDARAGLALTWGRIESGHACNVIPMHAELAGTVRCLDLAAWRDAPDLVHAAIDEVATLHGAKSEINYVRGVPPVVNDPAITELLHDAMTARRGAFSVEDTEQSLGGEDFSWYLEHVPGAMARLGVRTPGSHARLDLHRGDFDADEAAIKVGVELFTAAALLDGNRS; from the coding sequence ATGTCCCGTGAGTCCGAAGCCGATCTGCCCGGCGAAGCACCGCTGCCCGGCGAGCTGAGCGAGGCCCTGTGTGCCGAACTCATCGCCTTCCGCCGGGACTTGCACATGCATCCCGAGCTGGGCAATCAGGAGTTCAGGACCACCGCCGCGATCAGAGCCCGCCTCGAAGCGGCCGGCCTGGAACCCCGCGTCCTGCCGGGCGGCACCGGACTCATCTGTGACATCGGGACCGCGACCGGGCCGAAGGGCGGCGGCGCGAGCAAGGGCGGCGCCCCCCGCCCGATGCTCGCCCTGCGCGCGGACATCGACGCCCTGCCCATCCCCGACGCCAAGGCGGGCGTTTCCTACCGCTCCACCGTGCCCGACCGCGCGCACGCCTGCGGTCACGACGTGCACACCACCACCGTCCTGGGCGCCGGCCTGGTCCTGGCCGCCCTGCACCGCGAGGGCCGCCTCCCCGCGCCCGTACGGCTGCTCTTCCAGCCCGCAGAAGAGGTGCTGCCGGGCGGCGCCGCCGACGCCATCGTGGCGGGCGTCCTCGACGGGGTGGGCCGGATCATCGCCGTGCACTGCGACCCGCGCGTGGACGCCGGCCGGATCGGGCTGCGCACCGGCGCCATCACCTCCGCCTGCGACCGCCTGGAGGTCGCCCTCGACGGGCCCGGCGGACACACCGCCCGCCCGCACCTGACCACCGATCTGGTGACCGCCGTCGCGCGGGTCGCCGCCGACGTGCCGGCGCTGCTCGCCCGCCGCGTCGACGCCCGCGCGGGCCTCGCCCTGACCTGGGGCCGCATCGAGTCGGGCCACGCCTGCAACGTGATCCCGATGCACGCCGAGCTGGCCGGCACCGTGCGCTGCCTGGACCTCGCGGCCTGGCGCGACGCGCCCGACCTCGTACACGCCGCGATCGACGAGGTGGCCACCCTGCACGGGGCCAAATCGGAGATCAACTACGTCCGAGGGGTGCCCCCGGTCGTCAACGATCCCGCCATCACCGAACTGCTGCACGACGCCATGACCGCCCGCCGGGGCGCCTTCTCGGTCGAGGACACGGAGCAGTCACTGGGTGGCGAGGACTTTTCGTGGTACCTGGAGCACGTACCTGGGGCGATGGCCCGGCTCGGGGTCCGTACGCCCGGCTCCCATGCCCGGCTTGACCTCCATCGGGGTGATTTCGACGCGGACGAAGCCGCGATCAAGGTCGGGGTGGAGCTCTTCACCGCCGCCGCGCTCCTGGATGGCAACCGCTCGTAA
- a CDS encoding BMP family ABC transporter substrate-binding protein, with the protein MRRVSKIAAAGVATAALALSATACGSTSSQKDSGTSSSSSTGGKGVKIGVAYDVGGRGDHSFNDSAARGIDKAKSEFGGSVKELTAKTTDTEADREQRLTDLAGAGYNPVIGIGYAYATSMKKVADKYPNTTFGIVDSVVEGPKNIDNIVFTEEQGSYLAGVAAALKSKTGHVGFIGGVDVPLIKKFEAGFNQGVKDTKPDVKIDNQYLSHGSDTSGFASPDKGKEAAQGMLDNGADVIYTAAGSSGTGAIEAVAGKKGAWAIGVDSDQYQQASLSKYKNSILTSVVKNVDIGVYDLIKSIKDGKPLVGTNSYPLAKGGVSLATSGGFIDDLKPQLDAAQKKIVDGTIKVKTTP; encoded by the coding sequence TTGCGCCGGGTATCCAAGATCGCTGCCGCGGGTGTCGCCACCGCAGCGCTCGCGCTTTCCGCCACCGCCTGTGGCTCCACGTCCTCCCAGAAGGACTCGGGCACCTCCTCGTCGTCCTCCACGGGCGGCAAGGGCGTCAAGATCGGTGTCGCGTACGACGTCGGCGGCCGTGGCGACCACTCGTTCAACGACTCCGCCGCGCGCGGCATCGACAAGGCCAAGTCCGAGTTCGGCGGCTCCGTGAAGGAGCTGACCGCCAAGACGACCGACACCGAGGCGGACCGCGAGCAGCGGCTCACCGACCTGGCGGGCGCGGGCTACAACCCGGTCATCGGCATCGGCTACGCGTACGCGACCTCGATGAAGAAGGTGGCGGACAAGTACCCGAACACCACCTTCGGCATCGTCGACTCCGTCGTCGAGGGCCCCAAGAACATCGACAACATCGTCTTCACCGAGGAGCAGGGCTCCTACCTCGCGGGTGTCGCCGCGGCGCTGAAGTCCAAGACGGGCCACGTCGGCTTCATCGGCGGTGTGGACGTCCCCCTGATCAAGAAGTTCGAGGCGGGCTTCAACCAGGGCGTCAAGGACACCAAGCCGGACGTCAAGATCGACAACCAGTACCTGTCGCACGGCTCGGACACCTCCGGCTTCGCCAGCCCCGACAAGGGCAAGGAAGCCGCGCAGGGCATGCTGGACAACGGCGCCGATGTGATCTACACGGCGGCCGGCTCCTCCGGCACCGGCGCGATCGAGGCCGTCGCGGGCAAGAAGGGCGCCTGGGCGATCGGTGTCGACTCCGACCAGTACCAGCAGGCCTCGCTGTCCAAGTACAAGAACTCGATCCTGACCTCGGTCGTCAAGAACGTCGACATCGGCGTCTACGACCTGATCAAGTCGATCAAGGACGGCAAGCCGCTGGTCGGCACCAACAGCTACCCGCTGGCCAAGGGCGGCGTCTCGCTCGCCACGAGCGGTGGCTTCATCGACGACCTGAAGCCGCAGCTCGACGCGGCCCAGAAGAAGATCGTCGACGGCACCATCAAGGTCAAGACCACCCCGTGA
- the dnaN gene encoding DNA polymerase III subunit beta — translation MQFRIERGVLADAVAWAAGSLPARSPVPVLGGLLLTAGKGRLALSGFDHEASAHIEVAAGTGAAWQVLVLGRRLLDICKVLPEATLTCAMEGSRFTVEGGGISFGLSTLPVAEYPALPALPARRGSVDAAAFATAVAQVSVAAGRDEALPVLSGIQLRLDGASMTLAASDRYRYAVRTLPWRPDRPDPEPAQVVIPGRRLAELSRSLAKAGTLTVGLDAPVGGGGSGRGLIAFEGSRARTTLRLLDGRLPRYDKLFALADPAVAVTGREMLAEAVRRVAVVAEPNSPVRLGFRADQTVLLQAGYEDDIAAQRLPCALTGADDLTVAFNPAYLLDALTSLRAPRVRFELLGPGQRALLSGAPAAEGTSRADGAVAPASGEHRHLLMSVRQLA, via the coding sequence ATGCAGTTCCGGATCGAACGGGGCGTGCTGGCCGACGCGGTGGCGTGGGCGGCCGGATCGCTGCCCGCGCGCTCACCGGTGCCGGTGCTCGGCGGGCTGCTCCTGACGGCGGGGAAGGGGCGGCTCGCCCTGTCGGGGTTCGACCACGAGGCGTCCGCGCACATCGAGGTCGCGGCCGGGACCGGGGCCGCCTGGCAGGTCCTCGTGCTGGGCCGCAGGCTGCTCGACATCTGCAAGGTGCTGCCGGAGGCGACGCTGACCTGCGCGATGGAGGGCTCCCGATTCACCGTCGAGGGCGGCGGGATCAGCTTCGGTCTGTCCACCCTGCCGGTGGCGGAGTACCCGGCGCTGCCCGCGCTGCCCGCGCGGCGCGGGTCGGTGGACGCGGCGGCGTTCGCGACGGCCGTCGCCCAGGTGTCGGTCGCGGCCGGGCGCGACGAGGCGCTGCCCGTCCTGAGCGGCATCCAGCTCCGTCTGGACGGCGCCTCGATGACCCTGGCGGCCTCCGACCGCTACCGGTACGCCGTGCGCACCCTGCCGTGGCGGCCCGACCGGCCGGACCCGGAGCCCGCCCAGGTGGTGATCCCGGGCCGCAGGCTCGCCGAGCTCTCGCGCTCCCTGGCGAAGGCGGGAACGCTCACGGTGGGTCTGGACGCACCTGTGGGGGGCGGCGGTTCGGGCCGGGGCCTGATCGCCTTCGAGGGCTCCCGGGCGCGCACCACCTTGCGCCTCCTGGACGGCCGGCTGCCGCGCTACGACAAGCTCTTCGCGCTCGCGGACCCGGCCGTCGCCGTCACCGGACGCGAAATGCTCGCCGAGGCGGTCCGCCGGGTCGCGGTCGTCGCGGAGCCGAACAGCCCGGTCCGGCTCGGCTTTCGCGCCGACCAGACGGTGCTCCTCCAGGCGGGTTACGAGGACGACATCGCCGCGCAGCGCCTGCCCTGCGCGCTGACCGGCGCCGACGACCTGACCGTGGCCTTCAATCCCGCCTATCTGCTGGACGCCCTCACCTCGCTGCGGGCGCCCCGGGTCCGCTTCGAACTGTTGGGCCCCGGACAGCGGGCCTTGCTCAGCGGCGCCCCGGCGGCGGAGGGCACGAGCCGGGCGGACGGCGCGGTGGCCCCGGCGTCGGGCGAACACCGCCATCTGCTCATGTCCGTACGGCAGTTGGCCTGA